A window of Rhizobium acidisoli contains these coding sequences:
- a CDS encoding universal stress protein has protein sequence MSYKTILAILDTADNSAAVADFAFAIAAESGAHVIGLHAETISAVPLVAPMEIPDPVAVQALQDMAHGETIAVERIFRAKAQASGVASEWRSFTTSTGYGSAPLIESARSADLLIASQADPARPSDSHVDVDSFLFESGRPVLIIPYIIRQPKPIKRVLIAWNGSKEAARATFDALPILKAADAVEIFSVDPADTALQSPLTAGADIAATLARHGVKTTLSTARSVDKNTSHVIENRLSDDSIDLLVMGAYTHSWLWQMIFGGTTRTLLHSMTALTLLSR, from the coding sequence ATGTCTTACAAAACCATTCTCGCCATTCTCGATACAGCAGACAATAGCGCCGCCGTTGCCGATTTCGCCTTCGCCATTGCCGCCGAAAGCGGCGCGCATGTGATCGGCCTGCATGCCGAAACCATCTCCGCCGTGCCGCTGGTGGCGCCGATGGAAATCCCCGATCCCGTCGCCGTGCAGGCGCTGCAGGACATGGCGCATGGCGAGACGATCGCGGTGGAGCGGATCTTTCGCGCCAAGGCGCAAGCATCGGGCGTCGCCTCCGAATGGCGCAGCTTTACCACGTCAACCGGCTACGGTTCCGCACCGCTGATCGAAAGCGCGCGGAGCGCCGATCTCTTGATCGCCTCGCAGGCCGACCCCGCCAGACCCTCCGACAGCCATGTCGACGTCGACAGCTTTCTCTTCGAAAGCGGCCGGCCGGTACTGATAATCCCCTACATCATCCGTCAGCCGAAGCCGATCAAGCGTGTGCTGATCGCCTGGAACGGCTCGAAAGAAGCAGCGCGCGCGACCTTCGACGCGCTGCCGATCCTGAAGGCGGCCGACGCGGTGGAGATCTTCTCGGTCGATCCGGCCGACACGGCGCTGCAATCGCCGCTGACGGCAGGCGCCGATATCGCCGCGACACTTGCCCGCCACGGCGTGAAGACGACGCTTTCAACCGCCCGAAGCGTGGATAAAAACACCTCGCATGTCATCGAGAACCGGCTTTCGGACGACAGCATCGATCTTCTCGTGATGGGCGCCTATACCCATTCCTGGCTCTGGCAGATGATCTTCGGCGGCACGACGAGGACCTTGCTGCACTCGATGACGGCGCTGACGCTTCTGTCGCGTTGA
- a CDS encoding DNA cytosine methyltransferase gives MTLTCGALFSGIGGFCLGFEQAGFESSWAVEIDDHAAETYRKNLPHVRLITKSVSEIDVVEDALSPVDILHAGFPCQSFSQAGEKKGFEDPRGRLFFEIIRIIEQFGDRKPKVLVLENAPFLRYGEGGAWFLEVQRAIQKAGYWFRPENAQELSAFELTELPQQRTRLFMVALSMEHFNSGRFNFPAEKNATPKRLRDYISFDESVADEYYLDSENRYYKMISEAVTDRERLYQLRKYEVRAKEAGVCPTLTANMGLGGHNVPFIMNGHGLRKLTEDECLRLQGFPEDFSFPDVVPRAKRYTQVGNAIAVPVAKLLAERVKAKLVNGVS, from the coding sequence ATGACGCTAACTTGCGGTGCTTTGTTCTCGGGAATCGGCGGATTTTGCCTCGGCTTCGAGCAGGCGGGATTCGAATCCTCTTGGGCAGTTGAGATCGATGATCATGCGGCGGAAACCTACCGGAAGAACCTTCCGCACGTTCGTCTGATAACGAAGAGCGTGTCTGAAATCGATGTCGTTGAGGATGCGCTGTCACCAGTGGACATTCTTCATGCCGGTTTTCCCTGCCAGAGCTTCTCTCAGGCCGGAGAAAAGAAAGGCTTCGAGGATCCGCGAGGTCGCCTGTTTTTCGAGATCATTCGGATCATCGAGCAGTTCGGGGACCGGAAGCCAAAAGTTCTCGTATTGGAAAACGCACCGTTCCTCCGGTATGGCGAGGGTGGAGCATGGTTCCTGGAGGTTCAACGCGCCATACAGAAGGCAGGTTACTGGTTTCGGCCGGAAAACGCCCAAGAACTGAGCGCCTTCGAGCTGACAGAGTTGCCACAGCAACGAACCCGCTTGTTCATGGTGGCCCTTTCCATGGAGCACTTCAACAGCGGGCGGTTCAACTTTCCAGCCGAGAAAAATGCGACGCCGAAGCGGCTGAGGGACTACATCAGCTTCGATGAGAGCGTGGCGGACGAATATTATCTCGATAGCGAGAACCGCTACTACAAGATGATTTCCGAAGCTGTGACTGACCGCGAACGTCTATATCAGCTCCGGAAATACGAGGTGCGGGCGAAGGAAGCGGGAGTTTGCCCGACACTGACGGCGAATATGGGTCTCGGCGGCCATAATGTGCCTTTCATCATGAACGGCCACGGGTTGAGAAAGCTTACTGAAGACGAATGCTTAAGATTGCAGGGTTTTCCAGAGGATTTTTCGTTTCCCGACGTTGTGCCACGTGCAAAACGCTATACACAAGTTGGAAACGCGATCGCTGTTCCCGTGGCGAAACTTCTAGCGGAACGCGTAAAAGCCAAGCTTGTGAATGGGGTGTCGTAA
- a CDS encoding DUF6339 family protein: MKARLLKGTTLEELRQAVPTHLQQYRSGNFESIEVDDALWFELDREVNESRFKDMTFSKAGDHYEVDNCIVLYDAFNGLTAYEARDERLWAYYVHTHLLEYSRRRWPIPNDDDQAVAHIRRHFFARDKRQSERDNAASRLWWMAHLCARVPELDREVALEAFLYKSDVRANLVERPTTSQSTELFGAILEKLVTSYRGNKKLFERQAFRRLMAEVNSIGGFKLIDCFDNAQASNVISDLISTKLTLSDI, translated from the coding sequence ATGAAGGCCAGACTCCTGAAGGGCACGACCCTCGAAGAACTTCGCCAGGCAGTCCCAACACACCTCCAGCAATATCGAAGCGGAAACTTCGAAAGCATTGAAGTTGATGACGCCCTCTGGTTTGAACTTGACCGCGAGGTAAACGAGTCACGATTCAAGGACATGACGTTTTCGAAGGCTGGTGACCACTACGAAGTGGACAACTGCATTGTCCTCTACGATGCGTTCAACGGCCTGACAGCTTACGAAGCTCGCGATGAGCGGCTCTGGGCCTACTATGTCCACACGCATCTCCTCGAATATTCGAGACGCCGATGGCCGATTCCGAACGACGACGACCAGGCAGTCGCGCATATCCGGCGGCACTTCTTCGCCCGCGACAAGCGCCAGAGCGAACGGGACAACGCAGCGTCGCGACTCTGGTGGATGGCGCACCTCTGCGCGCGAGTGCCAGAGCTGGACAGGGAGGTCGCTCTCGAAGCTTTCCTTTACAAATCCGACGTCCGGGCAAACCTCGTTGAAAGGCCTACCACGTCGCAGTCAACCGAACTTTTCGGAGCCATACTGGAAAAGCTCGTCACGTCCTACAGAGGCAACAAAAAGCTGTTCGAGCGCCAGGCATTCCGACGTCTGATGGCAGAAGTCAATTCGATCGGTGGCTTCAAGCTGATCGACTGCTTCGATAACGCCCAGGCGTCGAACGTTATCTCTGATCTGATTTCGACTAAGCTAACGCTCAGCGACATCTAG
- a CDS encoding competence/damage-inducible protein A produces the protein MSHATVVTAAMLAIGDELLSGRTKDKNIGHLADLLTLSGIDLKEVRIVADDEEAIVEALNALRGKYDYVFTSGGIGPTHDDITADAIAKAFGVPCEYDETAMTLLADMYRRREMEFTEARQRMARMPRGSVHIANPVSTAPGFIIGNVHVMAGVPQVFQAMVDNVLPTLRTGTPVLSLAIACPYGEGEIGTPLTAIQKAHPETSIGSYPRYIGQKFSTEIVVRGRAQAAIDAAGAAVQDMIDAIRQRKDIAENHSAEA, from the coding sequence ATGAGCCACGCCACCGTTGTTACCGCCGCCATGCTCGCCATTGGCGACGAACTTCTTTCCGGCCGCACCAAGGACAAAAATATCGGCCACCTCGCCGATCTGCTCACGCTTTCAGGCATCGATCTCAAGGAGGTGCGCATCGTCGCCGACGATGAGGAGGCGATCGTCGAGGCGCTGAACGCGCTTCGCGGCAAATATGATTACGTCTTCACATCGGGCGGCATCGGGCCGACGCACGACGACATCACCGCCGATGCCATCGCCAAGGCCTTCGGGGTGCCGTGCGAATATGACGAAACGGCGATGACGCTGCTGGCCGATATGTACCGTCGCCGCGAGATGGAATTCACCGAGGCGCGCCAGCGCATGGCGCGCATGCCGCGCGGATCCGTCCATATTGCCAATCCGGTGTCGACGGCGCCGGGTTTCATCATCGGCAACGTCCATGTGATGGCCGGCGTGCCGCAGGTCTTCCAGGCGATGGTCGACAATGTGCTGCCGACGCTTCGAACCGGAACGCCGGTGCTCTCGCTTGCCATCGCCTGCCCTTACGGCGAAGGCGAGATCGGCACGCCCCTGACGGCGATCCAGAAAGCCCACCCGGAGACCAGCATCGGCTCCTACCCCCGCTATATCGGCCAGAAATTCTCGACCGAGATCGTTGTTCGCGGCCGCGCGCAGGCGGCAATCGATGCGGCCGGCGCCGCGGTGCAAGACATGATCGACGCCATCCGCCAGAGGAAGGACATCGCCGAAAACCATTCCGCCGAGGCTTGA
- a CDS encoding vitamin B12-dependent ribonucleotide reductase: MRIERRFTKAGQGAYADIEFRKATSEIKNPDGSIVFRLENIDVPAQFSQVATDVLAQKYFRKAGVPTRLKKVEENDVPSFLWRSVPDDAALKTLSKDEQTGSEIDARQVFDRLAGTWTYWGWKGGYFSSEEDAAAFKDELAYMLATQRVAPNSPQWFNTGLHWAYGIDGPGQGHFYVDPFTGKLTKSKSAYEHPQPHACFIQSVEDDLVNEGGIMDLWVREARLFKYGSGTGSNFSMLRGEGEKLSGGGRSSGLMSFLKIGDRAAGAIKSGGTTRRAAKMVVVDIDHPDIEEYINWKVKEEQKVAALVTGSKIVARHLKAIMKACVNCDGGDNGDCFDPTKNPALKREIRAAKKDQVPENYVQRVIQFARQGYKDLEFKTYDTDWDSEAYLTVSGQNSNNSVSIKDDFLRAVENDGEWKLTARKDGRVMKTLKARDLWETISYAAWASADPGIHFNTTMNDWHTSPAGGPIRGSNPCSEYMFLDDTACNLASLNLLQFKDKATKRINIADYEHAVRLWTVVLEVSVMMAQFPSKRIAELSYEYRTLGLGYANIGGLLMSSGIPYDSTEARAIAGSLTAIMTGICYATSAEMAAELGPFPNFAPNRESMLRVIRNHRRAAYGETSGYEALSIDPVALIHSENPDQDLAAHAKSAWDKALALGEQHGYRNAQVSVIAPTGTIGLVMDCDTTGIEPDFALVKFKKLAGGGYFKIINRAVPDALRTLGYSESQIAEIEAYAVGHGNLNQAPAINPSTLKTKGFTDEKVDAVNAALKSAFDIKFVFNQWTLGADFLKETLKVSDEQLADMSFSLLDHIGFSKKDVEAANIHVCGAMTLEGAPFLKAEHLPVFDCANPCGKIGKRYLSVESHIRMMAAAQPFISGAISKTINMPNEATVEDCKNAYLLSWKLGLKANALYRDGSKLSQPLNASLIEDEGDEDALEELIQQPLAAQAVTVTEKIIERVIERVSREREKLPNRRQGYTQKAAVGGHKVYLRTGEFGDGRLGEIFIDMHKEGAAFRAMMNNFAIAISLGLQYGVPLEEYVEAFTFTKFEPAGMVIGNDAIKNATSILDYVFRELAVSYLGRHDLAHVDTSDFSNTALGKGIQEGKTNLLSTGWTRGYKPTLVSGTGGERQAGEPKGAATAAPARAASTGTVTAFAGSAARKLEPTVAISTSEIVAFKRDYEERAKELAEEIAEEVTEEITSDATALFSDKAAADAATAKTEAKKVEAERRQRSIMQGYTGNMCSECQNFTMVRNGTCEKCDTCGATSGCS; encoded by the coding sequence ATGCGCATCGAACGTCGTTTCACGAAGGCCGGCCAAGGCGCCTATGCGGATATCGAATTCCGCAAGGCGACCAGCGAGATCAAGAACCCCGATGGTTCGATCGTGTTCCGCCTCGAGAATATCGACGTTCCCGCCCAGTTCTCCCAGGTCGCGACCGACGTTCTGGCGCAGAAGTATTTCCGCAAGGCCGGCGTCCCCACCCGGCTGAAGAAGGTCGAGGAAAACGACGTTCCTTCTTTCCTGTGGCGCTCTGTTCCCGACGATGCGGCGCTGAAGACCCTGTCCAAGGATGAGCAGACCGGCTCCGAGATCGATGCACGCCAGGTCTTCGACCGCCTCGCCGGCACCTGGACCTATTGGGGCTGGAAGGGCGGCTATTTCTCTTCGGAAGAAGATGCTGCCGCCTTCAAGGACGAGCTTGCCTATATGCTCGCCACCCAGCGCGTCGCGCCGAATTCGCCGCAGTGGTTCAACACCGGCCTGCATTGGGCCTACGGCATCGATGGCCCCGGCCAGGGCCATTTCTACGTCGACCCCTTCACCGGCAAGCTGACCAAATCCAAGTCGGCCTACGAACATCCGCAGCCGCATGCCTGCTTCATCCAGTCGGTCGAGGACGACCTCGTCAATGAAGGCGGCATCATGGACCTCTGGGTGCGTGAAGCGCGCCTGTTCAAATACGGCTCCGGCACCGGCTCCAACTTCTCGATGCTGCGCGGCGAAGGCGAAAAGCTTTCCGGCGGCGGCCGCTCCTCCGGCCTGATGAGCTTCCTGAAGATCGGCGACCGCGCCGCGGGCGCTATCAAATCGGGCGGCACGACGCGCCGTGCCGCCAAGATGGTGGTCGTCGATATCGACCATCCCGATATCGAGGAATACATCAACTGGAAGGTCAAGGAAGAGCAGAAGGTAGCGGCCCTCGTCACCGGTTCGAAGATCGTCGCCCGCCACCTGAAGGCGATCATGAAGGCCTGCGTCAATTGCGACGGCGGCGACAACGGCGATTGCTTCGATCCCACCAAGAACCCTGCCCTGAAGCGCGAAATCCGCGCCGCCAAGAAGGACCAGGTTCCTGAAAATTACGTCCAGCGCGTCATCCAGTTCGCCCGCCAGGGCTACAAGGATCTCGAATTCAAGACCTACGACACGGATTGGGATTCGGAAGCCTATCTGACGGTCTCCGGCCAGAACTCCAACAACTCCGTCTCGATCAAGGACGATTTCCTGCGCGCCGTCGAAAATGACGGCGAATGGAAGCTGACCGCCCGCAAGGACGGCCGGGTGATGAAGACGCTGAAGGCGCGCGATCTCTGGGAAACGATTTCCTACGCCGCCTGGGCCTCGGCCGATCCTGGCATCCACTTCAACACGACGATGAACGACTGGCACACCTCGCCGGCGGGCGGCCCGATCCGCGGCTCGAACCCGTGCTCGGAATACATGTTCCTCGACGACACGGCCTGCAACCTCGCCTCGCTGAACCTCTTGCAGTTCAAGGACAAGGCGACCAAGCGCATCAACATTGCCGACTACGAACACGCCGTTCGCCTGTGGACCGTCGTGCTCGAAGTCTCGGTCATGATGGCGCAGTTCCCGTCGAAGCGCATTGCCGAACTCTCCTACGAATACCGCACGCTCGGCCTCGGCTACGCCAATATCGGCGGCCTGCTGATGTCGTCTGGCATTCCCTATGACTCCACTGAGGCCCGCGCTATTGCCGGTTCGCTGACCGCGATCATGACCGGCATCTGCTATGCGACCTCCGCCGAAATGGCTGCCGAGCTCGGGCCCTTTCCGAACTTCGCGCCGAACCGCGAGAGCATGCTCAGGGTCATCCGCAACCATCGCCGCGCCGCTTACGGCGAAACCTCCGGCTATGAGGCGCTGTCGATCGACCCGGTCGCGCTGATCCATTCGGAAAACCCGGATCAGGATCTCGCCGCCCACGCCAAATCAGCCTGGGACAAGGCGCTCGCGCTTGGCGAACAGCATGGCTACCGCAATGCCCAGGTGTCGGTGATCGCGCCCACCGGCACGATCGGTCTCGTCATGGATTGCGACACCACCGGCATCGAGCCCGACTTCGCCCTCGTCAAGTTCAAGAAGCTCGCCGGCGGCGGCTACTTCAAGATCATCAACCGCGCCGTGCCCGACGCGCTGCGCACGCTCGGCTATTCCGAAAGCCAGATCGCCGAAATCGAAGCCTATGCCGTCGGCCATGGCAACCTCAACCAGGCGCCGGCAATCAACCCGTCGACGCTGAAGACCAAGGGCTTCACCGACGAAAAGGTGGACGCCGTCAATGCTGCGCTGAAGAGCGCCTTCGACATCAAGTTCGTCTTCAACCAGTGGACGCTCGGCGCCGATTTTCTCAAGGAGACGCTGAAGGTTTCCGACGAACAGCTGGCCGATATGAGCTTCAGCCTGCTCGACCATATCGGCTTCTCGAAGAAGGACGTCGAGGCCGCCAACATCCATGTCTGCGGCGCGATGACGCTGGAAGGCGCGCCCTTCCTGAAGGCCGAGCACCTGCCGGTCTTCGATTGCGCCAACCCCTGCGGCAAGATCGGCAAGCGCTACCTCTCCGTGGAAAGCCATATCCGCATGATGGCGGCTGCCCAGCCCTTCATCTCCGGTGCGATTTCCAAGACGATCAACATGCCGAACGAGGCGACCGTCGAGGATTGCAAGAACGCCTACCTGCTCTCCTGGAAGCTCGGCCTCAAGGCCAATGCGCTCTATCGTGACGGCTCGAAGCTGTCGCAGCCGCTCAATGCCTCGCTGATCGAAGACGAGGGCGATGAGGATGCGCTGGAGGAACTGATCCAGCAGCCGCTCGCAGCACAGGCCGTGACGGTCACCGAAAAGATCATCGAGCGGGTGATCGAACGCGTCTCGCGCGAACGCGAGAAGCTGCCGAACCGCCGCCAGGGCTATACCCAGAAGGCCGCCGTCGGCGGACACAAGGTATATCTCAGAACCGGCGAATTCGGTGACGGCCGCCTCGGCGAGATCTTCATCGACATGCACAAGGAAGGCGCTGCCTTCCGTGCGATGATGAACAATTTCGCCATCGCCATCTCGCTCGGCCTGCAATATGGCGTGCCGCTCGAGGAATATGTCGAGGCCTTCACCTTCACCAAGTTCGAGCCGGCCGGCATGGTCATCGGCAACGACGCGATCAAGAACGCCACCTCGATCCTCGACTATGTCTTCCGCGAGCTGGCCGTCTCCTATCTCGGCCGTCATGACCTCGCCCATGTCGATACGTCTGACTTCTCCAACACGGCCCTCGGCAAGGGCATCCAGGAAGGCAAAACCAACCTGCTTTCCACAGGCTGGACCCGCGGCTACAAGCCGACGCTGGTTTCCGGCACCGGCGGCGAACGCCAGGCGGGCGAACCCAAGGGTGCCGCCACCGCGGCCCCTGCCCGCGCCGCCTCCACCGGCACCGTAACTGCCTTTGCCGGCAGTGCTGCCCGCAAGCTGGAGCCGACGGTCGCCATCTCCACCTCGGAAATCGTCGCCTTCAAGCGCGATTACGAGGAGCGCGCCAAGGAATTGGCCGAAGAGATCGCCGAAGAGGTAACCGAGGAAATCACCAGCGACGCCACCGCCCTCTTCTCCGACAAGGCGGCAGCGGACGCGGCAACGGCCAAGACCGAAGCCAAGAAGGTGGAAGCCGAACGCCGCCAGCGCTCGATCATGCAGGGCTATACCGGCAACATGTGCTCGGAGTGCCAGAACTTCACGATGGTGCGGAATGGGACTTGCGAGAAGTGCGACACGTGCGGCGCGACGAGCGGGTGCAGCTGA
- the gpt gene encoding xanthine phosphoribosyltransferase, translating to MSLPDKAFPVSWDQFHRDARALAWRLAGLDQTFKAIVCITRGGLVPAAIISRELNIRLIETVCVASYHDYVNQGDMTLLKGIAPELAENGGEGVLVVDDLTDTGKTAVQVRAMLPRAHFACVYAKPKGVPTIDTFITEVSQDTWIYFPWDMGFTYQEPIAKGAR from the coding sequence ATGTCCCTTCCCGATAAAGCCTTTCCCGTTTCCTGGGATCAGTTCCACCGCGATGCGCGCGCCCTTGCCTGGCGGCTTGCCGGCCTCGATCAGACGTTCAAGGCGATCGTCTGCATCACCCGCGGCGGCCTCGTTCCGGCCGCGATCATCTCACGCGAACTGAACATCCGGCTGATCGAGACCGTCTGCGTCGCCTCCTATCATGACTATGTGAACCAGGGCGACATGACGCTGCTGAAGGGAATAGCGCCCGAGCTTGCCGAAAACGGCGGCGAAGGCGTGCTCGTCGTCGACGATCTGACCGATACCGGCAAGACCGCCGTCCAGGTGCGCGCCATGCTGCCGAGGGCGCATTTCGCCTGCGTCTATGCCAAGCCGAAGGGTGTTCCTACCATCGATACCTTCATCACCGAGGTGAGCCAGGATACCTGGATCTACTTCCCTTGGGACATGGGCTTCACCTACCAGGAGCCGATCGCCAAGGGCGCCCGCTGA